One window of Nitrospirota bacterium genomic DNA carries:
- a CDS encoding translocation/assembly module TamB domain-containing protein, whose amino-acid sequence MQGKFIKRLIIIFAAIFAGVFLYFIFRGPYLSNSAKRIIIPVLENATQERIIIDNAVVNAFPFYIQAKGLKMFDRDGNRLLLVTRARAYIDLLGLLTGDIKIRKLTVKEPNLTVDEEELKRIMGSAKAAPGQEEKYKVSLKNIELSDGKFSFNNAKGLTVSGKGLSFEMSTKKTVTAQMLLDEITLSSPDITEIKGGLDGKFNMEKDRIDIDEIKVKSSRSNLNAKGWIRLAEGLIIKDGSFTGNAEIYEDTVRKFLNLKTEKEGMLSFEGRVDMAAKDGSSLPVFTVDLKTDSRFYLETLMEILKVKDNFTGKVSVKGKIKGTFPELTGDGAGGLEKAMLETLPIDSAEGKLKYENKKFSLKEFTARTYGGELRKGDASISIPEADYSVAADISGISSPEFFKYIGWEPPFPQGQLGGHFKLTHIRGGNIAVTANVNYLNTSKTEGDVLNRLQRIKGDLDLKENVLEISNAVFSTAASNLSLDGILDFDNNIMWLDLLLESKDASDLTVPYYSKLSAPVRFAGAAKGPLKDPEISGKLESVTGSVHGIMFTKASADLKYRVRSLAVNNLNITHGKSSCAASGTIEFRGAKGLFSFKDPSYKAKALVKDIDIKPFISALYKDIPVTGTASGSLEYEGDSENYIAKGNLVAVESMVYGQQFTRITVNAAMDPKGIDFNSVTAQNGDSALTAKGTLSFDKKFSLSASSDKMHLYDINMFKDYPVDATFSMDIKGSGAVEKPDMKFSMRIIDSMFRGIHTGLGEVTGEMKEKNITAKGVLLNGAVSADARVSLSKNIAWDVDVDVHRGRYDFLLAGFYKNVPKDLALSLGGNAKINGEGKNYSLSSKFNFFNLTLYGYDFRNSKDVVLNFADNMLLIKSLSLTGDNGELSAEGDLSPGRQFNVKVKGNLNLAPLKAFSDKLVSLRGQGMLDLVVSGFWEKPEITGDVNINDAIASLKEYPYKVGPVNGTLFLKRDRATFDSVQAGFGGGTAVMSGVVYVQELSVKRIYVSSQLSGINIRPVEKVSATVDGRLFYEMSPKGSTLSGNIDIIKARYEKNIEWNKWLIGLKEVSSEPVNYPAFLKGLELNVHISGADNIVIDNNIAKTPIKISVNLTGNVTNYGLIGRIEANEGVIYFRSNEFKLLEGSIVDFVDSNRIVPVFHIMADTYVGEYYVKLNLDGTIDKFTLSLFSDPPLNEMEILTLLTAGQLRKETKGFESGIAAGEAASILTEGLQDVVGEKFKSITGIERFYVEPYTTATGSLSPKVTIGKRLLEDKLFVTYSTSIGTTEESVIKLEYKLDKNVSLVGSRDEIGSVGGDLKFRFEFK is encoded by the coding sequence TTGCAAGGTAAATTCATAAAGCGGTTGATAATAATTTTCGCCGCAATCTTTGCAGGCGTTTTCCTTTACTTCATTTTCAGAGGGCCGTATCTTTCAAACTCGGCAAAGAGGATCATCATCCCTGTTCTTGAGAACGCGACACAGGAGAGGATAATTATCGACAATGCCGTAGTCAATGCTTTCCCTTTCTATATTCAGGCAAAGGGCTTAAAGATGTTCGACAGGGACGGCAACCGCCTTCTCCTGGTCACAAGGGCCCGCGCCTATATTGATCTGTTGGGGCTGCTTACGGGAGATATCAAGATACGAAAATTGACCGTCAAAGAGCCGAACCTTACCGTGGATGAGGAAGAATTGAAAAGGATAATGGGAAGCGCTAAGGCGGCCCCCGGGCAGGAAGAAAAATATAAAGTCAGCCTGAAAAATATCGAGCTGTCAGACGGCAAATTCAGTTTTAATAACGCTAAGGGCCTGACCGTCTCCGGCAAAGGGTTGTCTTTTGAGATGTCCACGAAAAAAACGGTGACCGCTCAAATGCTTCTCGATGAAATAACGTTGAGCTCGCCGGACATCACGGAGATAAAAGGCGGCCTGGACGGGAAGTTTAATATGGAAAAAGACCGGATCGATATCGATGAAATTAAAGTGAAGTCTTCCAGGTCTAACTTAAACGCAAAGGGCTGGATACGTCTTGCGGAAGGATTGATTATAAAAGACGGAAGCTTCACAGGGAACGCTGAAATATATGAAGATACTGTCCGCAAATTCTTAAATCTGAAAACTGAAAAAGAGGGGATGCTGTCTTTTGAAGGCAGAGTTGACATGGCCGCTAAGGATGGTTCCTCCCTGCCGGTTTTCACAGTTGATCTAAAAACCGACAGCAGGTTTTATCTTGAAACATTAATGGAGATACTGAAAGTAAAGGACAACTTCACCGGCAAGGTTTCAGTAAAAGGAAAAATAAAAGGCACTTTCCCGGAGCTGACCGGAGATGGCGCGGGGGGCCTTGAGAAGGCCATGCTCGAAACCCTTCCAATTGACAGTGCGGAGGGGAAATTAAAATACGAAAACAAAAAATTCTCCCTTAAAGAGTTCACAGCGCGCACCTATGGAGGGGAGCTGAGAAAAGGAGACGCGTCGATATCGATACCGGAGGCGGATTATTCAGTTGCAGCCGATATCTCCGGGATCAGCAGCCCGGAATTTTTTAAATACATAGGGTGGGAGCCTCCATTTCCTCAGGGCCAGCTCGGCGGTCATTTCAAACTGACACATATCCGGGGGGGAAACATTGCGGTCACTGCGAATGTGAATTATCTGAATACCTCCAAAACTGAAGGAGACGTGCTTAACAGGCTGCAAAGAATAAAAGGGGACCTTGATTTGAAAGAGAATGTCCTTGAAATAAGTAATGCTGTTTTTTCAACGGCGGCTTCAAATCTTTCTTTAGACGGAATTTTAGATTTTGACAACAACATAATGTGGCTCGATCTCCTGCTCGAAAGCAAAGACGCCTCCGACCTGACCGTCCCTTATTATTCAAAACTCTCTGCGCCTGTCAGATTTGCGGGCGCGGCAAAAGGGCCTCTTAAAGACCCTGAAATATCCGGCAAGCTCGAATCTGTGACAGGCAGTGTCCACGGGATAATGTTTACAAAGGCGTCCGCTGACCTAAAATACAGGGTCCGTTCTCTCGCGGTAAACAACCTGAACATTACTCACGGCAAATCATCCTGTGCCGCGTCAGGCACGATTGAATTCAGAGGCGCCAAAGGGCTCTTTTCTTTTAAGGACCCTTCGTACAAGGCAAAGGCATTGGTCAAGGACATTGACATAAAGCCGTTTATTTCAGCCCTGTATAAAGACATCCCGGTCACGGGCACTGCAAGCGGCTCTCTTGAATATGAGGGCGATTCTGAAAATTATATTGCCAAAGGTAATTTAGTGGCTGTGGAAAGCATGGTGTACGGCCAGCAGTTCACGAGAATTACTGTCAATGCCGCTATGGACCCAAAGGGAATTGACTTCAACTCCGTTACAGCGCAAAACGGCGACTCCGCGCTTACCGCAAAAGGAACGCTGTCCTTTGATAAAAAATTCAGCCTCTCCGCCTCATCGGACAAGATGCATTTATACGATATCAATATGTTCAAGGATTATCCTGTTGATGCGACCTTCAGTATGGACATTAAAGGCTCAGGCGCCGTTGAAAAGCCTGATATGAAGTTTTCCATGAGGATCATTGACAGCATGTTTAGAGGCATTCATACGGGACTGGGAGAAGTGACCGGCGAGATGAAAGAAAAGAACATCACAGCGAAGGGAGTACTCTTAAACGGGGCTGTGTCCGCTGACGCAAGGGTCTCTCTTTCCAAAAATATAGCTTGGGACGTTGACGTTGACGTCCATAGAGGCAGATATGATTTCCTGCTGGCTGGCTTTTATAAAAACGTGCCGAAAGACCTCGCGCTTTCACTCGGGGGCAATGCGAAAATAAACGGGGAAGGAAAGAATTATTCGTTATCGTCAAAGTTTAATTTTTTTAATCTCACGCTCTACGGATATGATTTCAGAAACAGCAAAGACGTTGTCCTGAATTTTGCCGACAATATGCTTTTGATAAAATCTCTCTCTCTGACAGGAGACAACGGCGAGTTGTCGGCTGAAGGCGATCTGAGTCCGGGCAGGCAATTCAACGTAAAAGTCAAAGGCAATTTGAACCTGGCACCCTTAAAGGCATTTTCAGACAAGCTTGTTTCTCTGCGGGGGCAGGGGATGTTGGACCTTGTTGTCTCAGGCTTCTGGGAAAAACCTGAGATAACAGGCGATGTGAATATTAACGACGCTATCGCGTCACTGAAGGAGTATCCTTATAAGGTCGGCCCTGTGAACGGGACCCTTTTCCTGAAAAGAGACAGGGCCACTTTTGATTCAGTGCAGGCCGGCTTCGGCGGAGGCACGGCAGTCATGTCCGGAGTTGTATACGTTCAGGAATTATCGGTAAAGAGGATATACGTGTCATCGCAGCTTTCAGGGATCAATATCAGGCCCGTTGAAAAGGTGAGCGCCACAGTGGATGGAAGGCTCTTTTATGAGATGTCTCCTAAAGGCTCTACGCTTTCCGGGAATATAGATATAATAAAAGCCAGGTATGAGAAAAACATTGAGTGGAACAAGTGGCTCATAGGCCTTAAGGAAGTCAGCAGCGAGCCTGTGAATTATCCGGCTTTTTTAAAGGGCCTTGAGCTTAACGTGCATATCTCCGGGGCTGACAATATCGTCATAGACAATAACATCGCAAAGACACCCATAAAAATATCAGTCAATCTGACCGGGAACGTCACCAATTACGGACTTATCGGAAGGATCGAGGCCAATGAAGGTGTAATATATTTCAGGAGCAATGAATTCAAACTCCTTGAGGGCAGCATCGTCGACTTTGTGGACTCCAACCGTATTGTCCCGGTGTTCCACATAATGGCCGACACCTATGTGGGAGAATACTACGTTAAACTTAATCTGGACGGGACGATTGATAAATTTACGCTGTCGCTCTTTTCAGATCCCCCTTTAAATGAGATGGAGATACTCACCCTGCTTACCGCAGGCCAGCTCAGGAAAGAGACGAAAGGATTTGAGAGCGGCATTGCCGCGGGCGAGGCGGCTTCAATACTTACCGAAGGCCTGCAGGACGTGGTGGGGGAAAAATTCAAGAGCATCACCGGTATCGAAAGGTTTTATGTTGAGCCTTATACAACCGCTACAGGCTCGCTGAGCCCCAAAGTCACTATAGGCAAGAGGCTGCTTGAGGACAAACTCTTCGTGACGTATTCCACCTCCATAGGCACGACCGAGGAAAGCGTTATCAAGCTTGAATACAAGCTTGATAAGAATGTTTCCCTTGTCGGCTCAAGGGACGAGATAGGCAGCGTCGGTGGAGACCTAAAATTCAGGTTTGAGTTTAAATAA
- a CDS encoding DUF1828 domain-containing protein: MNYLDLLRAQFNNRVDFREKRPGVLQLILPLYHEDGDMIDIFIEPLNGNGIIRISDYGMTLMRLSYSFDLDTPNKERIFSRIISENQVNEDNGKLYLDTKPESLYPAILQFAQTVAKVSNMRLYKREVIQSLFYEILAEVIEENLKMYNPQPNVFPLSERDDLEVDYQFDIKPYPIYLFGVKDTAKARLATICCLEFQRAKLKFKGFVVHEDFDNLSKKDRNRITSATDKQFISLDDFRNNANQVFEREVA; encoded by the coding sequence ATGAATTACCTTGATCTGCTTAGGGCGCAATTCAACAACAGGGTCGATTTTCGTGAAAAACGCCCCGGTGTTTTGCAGCTTATCCTCCCCCTTTATCATGAAGACGGAGACATGATAGATATTTTTATCGAGCCACTGAACGGGAATGGAATTATACGGATCAGTGATTACGGGATGACGCTCATGCGCCTTTCCTATTCCTTTGACCTCGACACTCCAAACAAAGAGCGTATTTTCTCCAGGATAATCTCGGAGAATCAGGTTAACGAAGACAACGGGAAACTCTATCTGGACACTAAGCCGGAATCATTATATCCCGCCATTCTTCAATTTGCACAGACAGTAGCCAAGGTGTCGAACATGAGACTGTATAAGCGCGAAGTCATTCAGAGCCTTTTTTATGAAATCCTTGCGGAAGTGATAGAGGAGAACCTTAAAATGTACAATCCCCAGCCAAATGTTTTTCCTTTGTCTGAAAGGGATGATCTGGAAGTGGATTATCAGTTCGATATCAAACCATATCCTATTTATCTTTTCGGGGTCAAGGATACAGCTAAAGCCCGTCTCGCCACGATCTGTTGCCTGGAGTTTCAACGGGCCAAGCTGAAGTTCAAGGGGTTTGTTGTTCATGAGGACTTCGATAACCTGAGCAAGAAAGACCGCAACAGGATCACCAGCGCAACGGACAAACAGTTTATCTCTCTGGATGATTTCAGGAATAATGCGAATCAGGTTTTTGAACGGGAAGTTGCGTGA
- a CDS encoding Bro-N domain-containing protein, whose product MTETHLAVFKGRKIRKTIHNNEWWFVINDVIESLTDSNDPAQYFKRLKQRDEELAKLTDKGGVQFVPPLMIDIETTGGKQKMYCWNTEGIFRLIQSIPSPKAEPFKLWLAKVGYERVQEIEDPELGTKRTRALYKAKGYSDDWIEKRMRGIAIREELTDEWKKREVKEKKEYEILTAEIAMAAFGITPDKHKKFKGLKRENLRDHMTDLELIFSMLGEAATTEITKVDDAKGFHESKQSARKGGEVAGKAREDLERKTGRRVVSRENYLTEPESRKRLERKK is encoded by the coding sequence ATGACTGAAACACACTTAGCGGTTTTTAAAGGCAGGAAGATCAGGAAAACAATTCATAACAATGAATGGTGGTTTGTGATTAACGATGTTATTGAATCATTGACTGATTCAAATGATCCGGCTCAATATTTTAAACGATTAAAGCAAAGGGATGAGGAGCTTGCAAAGCTTACTGATAAAGGGGGGGTACAATTTGTACCACCCCTTATGATAGACATAGAAACTACCGGCGGAAAACAAAAGATGTATTGTTGGAACACTGAAGGTATATTTCGTCTTATTCAATCCATTCCCTCCCCCAAGGCCGAACCCTTCAAACTTTGGCTGGCAAAGGTCGGCTATGAGCGTGTGCAGGAAATCGAAGACCCTGAACTCGGCACAAAGAGAACAAGAGCTTTGTATAAGGCAAAGGGCTATTCGGATGACTGGATTGAAAAGAGAATGCGTGGAATTGCCATCCGCGAAGAACTCACCGACGAATGGAAAAAAAGGGAAGTGAAAGAGAAAAAGGAATATGAAATTCTCACTGCCGAGATTGCGATGGCCGCATTCGGGATTACACCGGACAAGCATAAAAAGTTCAAGGGATTAAAACGGGAGAATCTCCGCGACCACATGACCGACCTTGAACTGATATTCTCAATGTTAGGTGAAGCCGCTACAACCGAGATTACAAAGGTTGATGATGCGAAGGGATTTCATGAGAGTAAACAATCCGCTCGTAAAGGCGGTGAGGTTGCAGGCAAAGCGCGGGAAGACCTTGAACGAAAAACTGGCAGGCGGGTTGTCTCGCGTGAGAATTATCTGACTGAACCGGAAAGCCGGAAAAGATTAGAGAGGAAGAAGTAA